In Methanocaldococcus lauensis, a single genomic region encodes these proteins:
- a CDS encoding DUF192 domain-containing protein — MKNKIKKVRIGNLEFDVVLADNFIKRAFGLMFRDIGDRAMLFLYRRRKISIHTFFMLYPIDVIFIDKDRVVETVRLKPWKTYSCKNYSTSMLEFKCRNIDLNELIGTKVEFMR; from the coding sequence ATGAAAAATAAAATTAAAAAAGTTAGAATAGGTAACTTAGAGTTTGATGTTGTATTAGCAGATAATTTTATTAAGAGGGCTTTTGGCTTAATGTTTAGAGATATTGGAGATAGGGCAATGCTTTTTCTATATAGAAGAAGAAAAATATCTATTCATACATTTTTTATGTTATATCCTATTGATGTTATTTTCATTGATAAAGATAGAGTTGTGGAAACAGTTAGATTAAAGCCTTGGAAAACATACAGTTGTAAAAATTATTCAACATCAATGCTTGAATTTAAATGTAGAAATATTGATTTAAATGAACTTATAGGAACAAAGGTAGAATTTATGAGATGA